From a region of the Pseudomonadota bacterium genome:
- a CDS encoding S9 family peptidase, translated as MKSLSRQQLYWVLVLALSLLLQPLLAMAEPFSVEHLVRLKRVGAPQLSPDAGHVVFALRSTDMDADKGSYDLWLARTDREETRRLTSHEASDSSPAWSKDGRYVYFLSSRSGSSQVWRIAVGGGEAQPVTDLALDVGTFRLAADDRKLVVSTEVYLDCETLACTVERDNAADQLPTSGQAYDQLFMRHWDYWLSEKRSRLFAVSLSDGVAADAEPVLLTGAVDADVPSRVWGGSEEYAVSADGSTLYFAARLRDAKEPTSTNFDIYSAPMNGDGATRNLTEDNRAWDTQPVLSPDGKSLFYLAMKRPGFEADRLHVMVRDLASGKTRELAPGWDRSPSSLTFAADGQSLLANATDVGNKTLWRIDLSGGDPVKLTGPGYVSAVDVGPGMTVFASDSLASPSEIYALKDGESLPRQLTRLSQPQLADVEMGEYEQFSFAGAGDETVYGWVVKPAGYQRGKRYPVAFLIHGGPQGSFGNHFHYRWNPQTYAGQGFAAVFIDFHGSTGYGQAFTDSISGDWGGAPLTDLKLGLAAALERYDFLDGDKVCALGASYGGYMVNWIAGNWPDRFRCLVNHDGVFDTRMMYYATEELWFPEWENGGPQYEVAENYETFNPLNFVDRWQTPMLVIHGELDYRVPVTQGIAAFTAAQRQGVPSRFLYFPDENHWVLKPNNSIQWHNAVNGWLKRYLSD; from the coding sequence GTGAAAAGTCTCTCTAGGCAACAACTGTATTGGGTGCTGGTGCTGGCGCTGAGTCTGCTCCTGCAGCCGCTGCTGGCGATGGCCGAACCGTTCTCCGTGGAGCATCTGGTGAGGCTCAAGCGGGTGGGCGCGCCGCAGCTGTCCCCGGATGCCGGTCACGTGGTGTTTGCGCTACGCAGCACCGATATGGATGCGGATAAAGGCAGCTACGACCTGTGGCTTGCACGAACGGATCGGGAGGAGACGCGCCGGCTGACGTCTCACGAGGCGTCCGACTCGAGCCCGGCCTGGTCGAAGGACGGTCGATATGTGTACTTTCTCTCGTCCCGCAGCGGGTCGTCACAGGTCTGGCGGATTGCCGTCGGCGGCGGCGAAGCGCAGCCCGTGACGGACCTGGCCCTGGACGTCGGGACGTTTCGTCTGGCGGCGGATGACCGCAAGCTGGTGGTGTCCACAGAGGTTTACCTCGACTGTGAAACGCTGGCCTGCACGGTCGAGCGGGACAACGCTGCCGATCAGTTGCCCACCAGTGGCCAGGCCTACGATCAGCTGTTTATGCGCCACTGGGACTACTGGTTGAGCGAAAAGCGCTCGCGCCTGTTTGCCGTGTCGCTGAGCGACGGGGTCGCCGCCGACGCGGAGCCGGTGTTGCTGACGGGCGCGGTGGACGCTGACGTGCCGTCTCGGGTCTGGGGTGGCAGCGAGGAATACGCTGTCTCCGCGGACGGCTCAACGCTGTACTTTGCCGCGCGTCTCCGCGATGCCAAGGAGCCCACGTCGACCAACTTCGATATCTACAGCGCGCCGATGAATGGTGATGGCGCAACGCGAAACCTCACGGAAGACAATCGCGCCTGGGATACGCAGCCGGTGCTGAGCCCGGACGGCAAGTCGCTGTTCTATCTGGCCATGAAGCGACCCGGCTTTGAGGCGGATCGACTCCACGTTATGGTTCGAGACCTGGCTAGCGGCAAAACGCGCGAGCTGGCACCGGGCTGGGATCGTTCGCCCTCGTCTTTGACCTTTGCTGCTGACGGCCAGTCACTGCTGGCGAACGCCACCGACGTGGGCAACAAGACGCTTTGGCGCATCGATCTGAGCGGCGGTGATCCGGTCAAGCTGACCGGGCCCGGCTACGTCAGCGCTGTTGACGTGGGCCCCGGCATGACCGTCTTTGCCAGCGACAGTTTGGCTTCGCCGAGCGAAATCTATGCGCTTAAGGATGGTGAATCCCTACCCCGTCAGCTGACCCGGCTTTCCCAGCCGCAGCTCGCTGACGTGGAGATGGGGGAGTATGAGCAGTTCAGCTTTGCCGGCGCTGGGGACGAGACGGTCTACGGCTGGGTGGTGAAGCCTGCTGGCTACCAGCGCGGCAAGCGGTATCCCGTGGCTTTCCTGATCCACGGCGGGCCCCAGGGCAGTTTCGGCAATCACTTCCACTACCGCTGGAATCCGCAGACCTATGCCGGCCAGGGTTTTGCCGCAGTGTTTATCGATTTTCACGGTTCCACGGGCTACGGTCAGGCGTTTACAGACAGCATCAGCGGTGACTGGGGTGGCGCGCCGCTGACGGACCTGAAGCTGGGTCTGGCGGCTGCGCTGGAACGCTATGATTTTCTGGATGGTGACAAGGTCTGCGCGCTGGGCGCGTCTTATGGCGGCTACATGGTGAACTGGATTGCGGGCAACTGGCCCGATCGGTTCCGCTGCCTGGTCAATCACGACGGGGTGTTCGATACCCGGATGATGTACTACGCAACGGAGGAGCTGTGGTTTCCCGAGTGGGAAAACGGCGGGCCGCAGTATGAGGTTGCAGAAAATTACGAAACCTTTAATCCGCTCAATTTTGTCGATCGTTGGCAAACGCCGATGCTGGTCATCCATGGCGAGCTGGACTACCGCGTGCCGGTCACCCAGGGAATCGCCGCCTTCACCGCCGCCCAGCGGCAAGGCGTTCCGAGTCGGTTTCTGTACTTTCCTGACGAAAACCATTGGGTGCTGAAGCCCAACAATTCCATCCAATGGCATAACGCGGTGAACGGATGGCTTAAGCGCTATCTGTCGGACTAG
- the glgX gene encoding glycogen debranching protein GlgX has product MTHRKLNLETGSAGPLGPTADASGTNFSLFSTCAEAVELCLFDPRGEPQQSFQLHSTTGGRWHGYLAGVQPGQAYGYRVHGPFDPNRGLFCNPAKLLIDPYARALTAEAVWSPTLRTLSSAGERCAHDSAAFVPKSLVTQPPDMTPVCRPATPWSESILYEMHLRGFTMQFPQLSERERGVVAGLRNKQVLAYLKALGITAVELLPVHAIFDEPFLFPLGLTNYWGYSSINYFAPACRYLGGEAPSGFRAMTDALHDAGLEVILDVVYNHTGEGGTDGPTLSFRGIDNLAYYRTHPDNSGQYINDTGTGNTLNVDHPVVRDLVLNSLRYWSEVMGVDGFRFDLASTLGRDAAGFRPDHPLLKAMTSDPVLRHQKLIAEPWDVGPGGYQLGGFPPPFREWNDRFRDTLRAFWRGDRDTAAELARRLHGSADLFEDSGRGAHASINYVTSHDGFTLADLTMYQQRHNEANGEENRDGHQHNLSDNFGVEGPAEELTEPRRQRRLNLLATTLLAQGVPMLLAGDELGNSQQGNNNAYAQDNPIGWVSWDGSDDDPAFLSSVRRLLHLRRQLVPLQDNEYRHEPELIRWLSPEGDVLAADQWHGLRAFSWLRGTSDESGDMADGLALIINGQHHLQRFVLPERWVDRTWRLRWSSVDRVSLQEPGIWQVDGEAVCCLTLERGDA; this is encoded by the coding sequence TTGACTCACCGCAAGCTCAATCTGGAGACCGGCAGCGCCGGCCCGCTTGGCCCGACAGCCGACGCCAGCGGCACCAACTTTTCGCTCTTTTCGACCTGCGCTGAGGCTGTTGAGCTGTGCCTGTTTGATCCTCGCGGCGAACCGCAGCAAAGTTTCCAGCTCCACAGCACGACCGGCGGACGCTGGCATGGGTATCTGGCCGGCGTGCAGCCGGGTCAGGCCTACGGCTATCGCGTCCACGGTCCTTTTGATCCCAACCGCGGGCTCTTCTGCAATCCTGCCAAGCTGCTCATCGACCCGTATGCCCGTGCCCTGACCGCAGAAGCCGTCTGGTCGCCAACGCTCAGGACGCTGTCGTCTGCGGGTGAACGCTGCGCGCACGACAGCGCAGCCTTTGTGCCCAAGTCGCTGGTCACGCAACCGCCTGACATGACGCCGGTATGTCGGCCGGCAACGCCCTGGTCGGAGTCCATCCTTTACGAGATGCACCTGCGTGGTTTCACGATGCAGTTTCCCCAGCTCAGCGAACGCGAGCGCGGTGTTGTGGCCGGCCTTCGCAACAAGCAGGTATTGGCGTACCTGAAGGCACTGGGCATCACGGCGGTGGAGCTGTTGCCGGTTCATGCCATCTTTGATGAGCCTTTCCTGTTTCCGCTGGGGCTGACCAACTACTGGGGCTACAGCAGCATCAATTATTTTGCGCCGGCCTGTCGCTATCTCGGCGGCGAAGCGCCGTCGGGTTTCCGGGCGATGACCGACGCGCTGCATGACGCCGGTCTCGAGGTCATCCTGGACGTGGTTTACAACCACACTGGCGAGGGGGGCACCGACGGGCCAACGCTCAGCTTCCGCGGTATCGATAATCTGGCCTACTACCGGACGCATCCCGATAACTCCGGCCAGTACATCAACGACACCGGGACCGGCAATACGCTCAACGTCGATCACCCGGTTGTCCGTGATCTTGTTCTAAACAGCCTCCGCTACTGGAGCGAGGTGATGGGCGTCGACGGTTTTCGGTTCGACCTCGCCTCGACGCTGGGTCGAGACGCTGCCGGATTTCGACCTGATCATCCGCTGCTAAAAGCCATGACGTCCGACCCCGTTTTGCGTCACCAGAAGCTGATTGCCGAGCCGTGGGACGTGGGTCCAGGCGGCTATCAGCTCGGCGGCTTCCCTCCGCCCTTTCGGGAGTGGAACGACCGCTTTCGGGATACGCTGCGGGCGTTCTGGCGGGGCGACCGGGACACGGCGGCCGAGCTGGCCCGTCGCCTCCACGGTTCGGCAGACCTGTTCGAAGACAGCGGCCGCGGCGCCCATGCGAGCATCAACTATGTCACCAGCCACGATGGCTTTACGTTGGCTGATCTGACGATGTACCAGCAGCGACACAACGAGGCGAATGGTGAGGAAAATCGAGACGGTCATCAGCATAACCTCAGCGACAACTTCGGCGTGGAGGGGCCGGCGGAGGAGCTCACCGAACCGCGGCGTCAACGTCGCCTAAATCTGCTAGCCACCACGCTGCTGGCGCAGGGAGTCCCGATGCTGCTGGCGGGGGACGAGCTTGGCAATTCGCAGCAGGGGAACAACAACGCCTATGCCCAGGACAACCCGATCGGTTGGGTCAGCTGGGACGGAAGCGATGATGACCCGGCGTTTCTCTCCAGTGTCCGTCGTTTGCTCCACCTGAGACGCCAGCTGGTGCCGCTACAGGACAACGAGTATCGCCACGAGCCCGAGCTGATCCGGTGGCTGAGCCCCGAGGGTGACGTACTGGCGGCGGACCAATGGCACGGACTACGCGCATTCAGCTGGCTGCGCGGGACCTCGGACGAGTCAGGGGATATGGCTGACGGTCTGGCGCTGATCATCAACGGTCAGCACCATCTGCAGCGCTTTGTTTTGCCCGAGCGGTGGGTTGACCGCACCTGGCGTTTGCGCTGGTCCAGTGTGGACCGTGTGTCGTTGCAGGAACCCGGCATCTGGCAGGTGGATGGGGAAGCGGTGTGCTGCCTCACCCTGGAGCGGGGAGACGCATAG